The following coding sequences lie in one Serinus canaria isolate serCan28SL12 chromosome 12, serCan2020, whole genome shotgun sequence genomic window:
- the COL7A1 gene encoding collagen alpha-1(VII) chain isoform X5, whose translation MSSQLLLLAVLPALLRPPAAMAQKRSQAVCEDVLEADIAFLVDGSSSIGRNNFRAVRTFMEELVGPFVQVVGEKAVRFAMAQYSDDPRVEFSFSQHTDGTSVRRAIQQLSYKGGNTRTGAGFRYIADNFFGPTQRRPGVPQICILITDGKSQDDAEGPAAKLKSQGIKVFAVGIKNADRKELIRVASMPTDAFFFYVGDFKLLDTLLPLITRRVCTTVGGTLRLLDGPSHTGPSNLEVLERGLDHLRIRWRAASGPITGYRVQYVPLTGLGQPIMAERQEVSVGPRETNTVLRGLRVGTEYQVTVTAQYANSIGESVSGRARTQSRAGSVLDFRVVETGPTFLRLAWQPGPEPPQGYSLSYAVQGAPQREEKSLTASAQSATLSNLQPDTEYMVMLQPHYAQQPAVPATLTARTRHLVGVQHLTVHNVSAQSMLLAWQPVSGATGYRLSWATRTGQVSHRVDLDAGQRSHALVGLQPNTDYVVTVAPLFRQLEGPTATVRQRTEAGTDQTLQTNILGPTSIQVLWTSARDARGYRLEWKRATGPEPPRTVSLPSSTNTYQLTGLKPGTEYRITLYTLYDGGEVATPVTTFQTGVEVPMGAVSDLRLVEESGRWVRLSWTGVPGATEYKVVVRNSQDGTERTRRIPGSQTGLELGDLREGIPYLVRVSALAGGREGSAATLTVRLKYPEVGSISDLRVMEAGPSQLRVTWRGLPGAGGYLLTWQGSDGLKKSRFLPADPTTFTIDGLHANIVYTVSVSAIVDGREGSPVTATGRIVPEQVGKVTQLEVQASRSNVARVTWVGVPGATAYRVVWSRRDGGSENSRRVPGHTNSFDIPNLEGGVSYTVKVTALIGNREGNPVSIVVTTPEAVPLRPVSGFQVTEASEHRLLLTWLPVAGSTGYRLFWRLAEGGPQHSQQLPATSSSYALSGLEPGRHYHISITSLAGSRESEPATITAITTAPSRITSLRVTEVQRDSVTLTWTPVPGASGYVLSWSPPAAGGEKGRTLPSTASSQQVSGLRLGQRYTFTLRPLLGSTPGAEVSISERTVCRDALGDVVFLVHGTRNSSSGANAVRTLLSNTVSALGRLGPEGTQVALATYSYRSLPWLLLNRSSDLPTVLEQIRAMRYEEPSGNAIGAAMTFARTYLLSPGAGRRPGVPAVLVVLADGPSGDDAITVARDVKAGGVQVLAVGMEGADREQLRRMVTSEDPRYIYHGSDLAELEGDLTDDLCTIISTRPAPKPKPCTVKCPKGEKGDRGEAGLQGRMGPPGLPGQPGRHGLPGSPGPPGPQGPPGESAEGPGKKGDRGFPGADGVPGSPGRPGNPGSPGQPGIQGIPGPRGDPGLRGPMGLPGPKGEKGEPGEPRVITDGEQGLPGQKGEPGVPGRPGSPGIPGPRGPLGDPGPPGPLGPMGLPGPPGEFVKGEKGDRGERGPPGFADGAVPRGDPGPPGLPGDPGPRGPAGPPGLKGEKGDGTEGFPGPPGRPGDPGDRGPRGPPGEQGRKGDRGAPGELGETGEKGDRGVPGPEGEKGEMGAPGHPGPSGREGAPGPTGPRGEKGDPGPPGRPAPSVEGVGEKGDRGFPGPEGPPGPKGNTGDKGARGPPGLSIPGPAGPKGEQGDRGIVGLTGRSGPKGDPGEPGEKGEPGRAGAPGQMGPRGKEGERGEKGDEGTPGEAGLPGKPGDRGPRGLPGYRGPPGEKGDLGDPGPEGRNGSPGAPGSKGDRGDPGLPGPPGRTVDVGLGGVGGKGEKGDPGDPGEDGAKGARGDAGSPGVPGERGVEGPRGPPGTRGDPGDRGLPGEKGDRGPPGLDGRNGLEGKPGPPGPAGLRGDPGKQGDPGRDGLPGLRGEQGPPGPVGPLGPPGVPGKPGEDGKPGLNGKNGEDGTPGEDGRKGDKGDTGLPGREGRSGAKGEQGDRGVPGPLGPPGLPGVPGQVGPPGQGSPGLRGVAGPKGDPGEPGLRGEPGRPGSPGARGDPGTTVNIERSLEALGIKVSSLKELTGAYDGSSDSFPPAVERLRGQKGSRGDPGERGPPGREGSLGFPGERGPKGDKGDPGTPGPQGPMGRAVGERGPEGPPGQPGEPGKPGIPGVPGRAGELGESGRSGEKGDRGEKGDRGEQGRDGLPGPPGPPGPKVDVVEGSLMGLPGERGPIGPKGAKGEPGAEGERGPKGDKGEGGLRGDRGEPGEKGRDGSPGLPGERGLAGPEGKPGLPGFPGVLGRPGNQGDPGPPGPPGSAGPPGTQGPAGAKGDPGEPGSSIRGLPGPQGNMGLPGPLGPPGPGGPPGVPGLPGQVGESGKPGVPGRDGVPGKDGEAGVPGKMGLPGPSGPAGPKGEPGDAGAPGQAIIGPPGAKGEKGEPALLEGVLLGEPGSKGDRGLPGPKGDKGEPGKFGEPGDPGEDGAKGSSGAKGEKGSVGVGARGPPGQDGPPGLKGDTGLPGLPGPPGLAGPAGMPGQPGLRGDNGQPGPPGPPGERGLIGFPGRDGTAGPPGPVGPPGPAGIQGPPGLKGDKGAPGAGLPGARGERGDPGPRGEDGRPGPEGDRGPAGLPGNRGERGDKGDIGAPGPKGDKGDTVVVEGPPGARGSKGEPGERGLKGTEGDKGDKGEQGMLGEKGTRGEQGEKGSMGFPGARGPSGQKGEVGAPGEPGEPGQPGRDGIPGARGDKGDMGPLGMRGLKGDRGMKGACGLNGEKGDKGEPGIPGRSGLPGRKGEPGELGLSGPPGIPGKEGLMGPKGDRGFDGQQGAKGDQGEKGDRGAPGVMGGPGPRGSDGAPGPPGPSGSVGPRGPEGMQGQKGERGPPGQSVPGARGMPGIPGERGEQGSPGTHGLRGEKGEPGMTEEEIRAFVRQEMSQHCACGGHFPRHQDSREHSGCSSSFLSPCPTHVAQKEPWHPGSFSTQPFLAGSAHVVPVLKLSHTEEDEGQDRQITLDDDDLAYDMDGEEDDYEEVPEMDSVEQPTVDAEPCRLPLDEGSCQRYTLRWYYNQRARECRPFVYSGCQGNPNRFHSKEECELHCGQHPGADSRGSAGSTEGGQPKV comes from the exons ATGAGCAGCcaactcctgctcctggctgtgctcccgGCGCTCCTGCGTCCTCCAGCTGCCATGGCACAGAAGAGGAGCCAAG CAGTGTGTGAGGATGTGCTGGAGGCTGACATCGCCTTCCTGGTGGATGGCTCATCCAGCATCGGAAGGAACAACTTCCGTGCTGTCCGCACCTTCATGGAGGAGCTGGTGGGGCCGTTTGTGCAGGTGGTGGGTGAGAAGGCAGTGCGCTTTGCCATGGCACAGTACAGTGATGACCCAAG GGTGGAGTTCTCATTCTCCCAGCACACTGATGGCACAAGTGTCCGGAGGGCCATCCAGCAGCTGAGCTACAAAGGTGGCAACACACGCACAGGTGCTGGCTTCCGCTACATTGCTGACAACTTCTTCGGCCCCACGCAGCGCCGGCCTGGGGTCCCCCAG atCTGCATTCTCATCACGGATGGCAAGTCCCAGGATGATGCTGAGGGGCCAGCAGCGAAGCTGAAGAGCCAGGGCATCAAGGTCTTTGCCGTGG GTATTAAAAATGCTGACCGCAAGGAGCTGATCCGTGTGGCCTCAATGCCTACTGATGCCTTCTTCTTCTACGTCGGTGATTTCAAGCTGCTGGACACGCTGCTGCCACTGATAACGCGAAGGGTGTGCACCACTGTTGGGGGCACCCTGCGCCTGCTGG ATGGGCCAAGCCACACTGGCCCCTCCAACCTGGAGGTCCTGGAGCGGGGCCTTGACCATCTGCGGATCCgctggagagcagccagtgGTCCCATCACTGGCTACCGGGTGCAGTATGTGCCACTGACAGGGCTAGGGCAGCCCATCAtggcagagaggcaggag gtgagcgTGGGGCCACGGGAGACAAACACTGTGCTACGGGGACTGCGTGTTGGGACAGAGTACCAGgtcactgtcactgcccagTATGCCAACAGCATCGGCGAGTCAGTGTCTGGCCGAGCACGAACCC AAAGCCGTGCTGGCTCCGTGCTGGATTTTCGCGTGGTGGAGACTGGACCAACCTTTCTGCGGCTGGCCTGGCAGCCTGGCCCCGAGCCCCCCCAGGGCTACAGCCTCAGCTATGCTGTGCAAG GAGCACCtcaaagagaggagaagagcCTGACAGCCAGTGCACAGTCAGCCACACTCAGCAACCTGCAGCCTGATACTGAGTACATGGTGATGCTCCAGCCCCACTAtgcacagcagcctgctgtCCCCGCCACCCTCACCGCCCGGACAC GGCACCTGGTGGGCGTGCAGCACTTGACTGTCCACAACGTGTCAGCACAGAGcatgctgctggcctggcagccTGTCAGTGGTGCGACCGGCTACCGGCTCTCCTGGGCAACCCGCACAG GGCAGGTCAGCCACAGGGTGGACCTGGATGCCGGGCAGAGGTCACATGCATtggtggggctgcagcccaACACCGACTATGTGGTGACGGTGGCCCCACTCTTCAGGCAGCTGGAGGGGCCCACAGCCACTGTGCGGCAGAGGACAG AGGCAGGTACAGACCAGACGCTGCAGACCAACATCCTGGGCCCCACATCCATCCAAGTGCTCTGGACCAGTGCCCGTGATGCTCGTGGCTACCGTCTGGAGTGGAAGAGAGCCACAG gaCCAGAGCCCCCCAGAACAGTgtctctccccagcagcaccaatACTTACCAGCTGACGGGGCTGAAGCCAGGCACTGAGTACCGCATCACCCTCTACACGCTCTATGATGGCGGGGAGGTGGCTACCCCTGTCACCACCTTTCAGAcag GCGTGGAGGTACCCATGGGTGCTGTGTCAGACCTGCGGCTTGTTGAGGAATCGGGCAGGTGGGTACGGCTGAGCTGGACCGGTGTCCCTGGTGCCACCGAGTACAAAGTGGTGGTGCGCAACAGCCAGG ATGGCACGGAGAGGACGAGGCGCATCCCAGGCAGCCAGACGGGGTTGGAGCTCGGTGACCTCCGGGAGGGCATCCCCTACCTGGTGCGTGTCTCAGCACTGGCAGGCGGCCgggagggcagtgctgccacGCTTACTGTCCGCCTCA AGTATCCAGAGGTGGGCAGCATTTCGGATCTGCGGGTGATGGAAGCCGGTCCCAGCCAGCTGCGGGTCACCTGGAGAGGGCTACCAGGTGCTGGGGGCTACCTGCTGACGTGGCAAGGCAGTGACG GTCTGAAGAAATCTCGCTTCCTCCCTGCTGACCCCACCACCTTCACCATTGATGGGCTGCATGCTAACATCGTCTACACCGTCAGTGTCTCAGCCATTGTGGATGGCCGTGAGGGCAGCCCTGTCACTGCCACAGGACGAATAG tgccagagcaggtggggAAGGTGACCCAGCTGGAGGTGCAGGCATCCAGGAGCAATGTTGCCCGTGTCACTTGGGTCGGTGTGCCGGGAGCCACTGCCTACCGTGTGGTGTGGAGCCGCAGGGATG GGGGTTCAGAGAATAGCCGGCGAGTTCCTGGCCACACCAACTCCTTTGACATCCCTAACCTGGAGGGAGGCGTCTCCTACACTGTGAAGGTGACGGCACTCATTGGCAACCGGGAAGGCAACCCTGTCTCCATTGTCGTCACCACCC cGGAGGCAGTCCCCCTACGCCCTGTCAGCGGCTTCCAGGTGACCGAGGCCTCGGAGCACCGCCTGCTCCTGACCTGGCTGCCAgtggctggcagcactgggtACCGTCTGTTCTGGCGCTTGGCTGAAG gggggCCCCAGCAtagccagcagctcccagccacctCCAGCTCTTATGCTCTGTCGGGACTGGAACCGGGCCGGCACTACCACATCAGCAtcaccagcctggctggcagccGGGAGAGCGAGCCAGCCACCATCACTGCCATCACCA CTGCCCCAAGCCGCATCACCAGCCTGCGGGTAACAGAAGTGCAGAGGGATTCGGTGACTCTCACCTGGACTCCAGTCCCTGGTGCCTCTGGCTATGTCCTCTCCTGGAGCCCGCCTGCAG CTGGTGGGGAGAAGGGGCGGAcgctgcccagcactgccagctcccagcaggtcTCTGGGCTGCGCCTGGGCCAGCGCTACACCTTCACCCTCCGGCCACTCCTGGGGAGCACACCGGGTGCCGAGGTGTCCATCAGTGAGCGCACAG TCTGCAGGGATGCCCTCGGTGACGTGGTCTTTCTAGTACACGGCACCCGCAACAGCTCCTCTGGTGCCAACGCTGTCCGCACCCTCCTCTCCAACACCGTGTCTGCCCTGGGGCGCCTGGGCCCTGAGGGCACACAG GTGGCCCTGGCCACATACAGCTACCGCAGCCtaccctggctgctcctcaaCCGCTCCAGTGACCTGCCCACCGTGCTGGAGCAGATCCGTGCCATGCGCTACGAGGAGCCCAGCGGCAACGCCATCG GGGCAGCCATGACCTTTGCCAGGACCTACCTGCTGAGTCCTGGTGCAGGGCGCCGTCCTGgggtgccagcagtgctggtggtTCTGGCTGATGGCCCCTCTGGGGATGATGCCATCACTGTGGCCAGAGATGTCAAGGCTGGGG GGGTccaggtgctggcagtgggCATGGAGGGGGCAGACCGGGAGCAGCTCCGGCGCATGGTCACCAGTGAGGACCCACGGTACATCTACCATGGCAGTGAccttgcagagctggagggagacCTCACTGATGACCTCTGCACCATCATCTCCACCAGG CCAGCACCAAAGCCAAAGCCCTGCACTGTGAAGTGCCCCAAG GGCGAGAAGGGAGACCGCGGTGAGGCA GGACTGCAAGGACGTATGGGACCACCAGGTCTCCCTGGGCAGCCG GGTCGCCACGGGCTTCCTGGCTCTCCAGGACCACCAGGGCCACAGGGTCCACCAGGAGAGAGTGCTGAGGGTCCGGGCAAGAAGGGGGACAGG ggatTTCCTGGAGCCGATGGAGTACCAGGGAGCCCTGGACGCCCTGGGAATCCTGGATCACCTGGGCAGCCA GGCATCCAGGGCATCCCTGGTCCTCGAGGGGATCCT GGTTTGCGTGGGCCCATGGGACTCCCTGGCCCAAAGGGGGAGAAAGGTGAACCG ggagagcccagggtgatcacagatggagagcaggggctgccaggccAGAAAGGGGAGCCAGGTGTGCCG GGCCGCCCCGGCTCACCTGGAATCCCTGGCCCACGGGGGCCTCTTGGTGATCCAGGCCCCCCTGGTCCACTTGGACCCATGGGGCTACCGGGACCTCCTGGAGAGTTTGTGAAG GGAGAGAAGGGTGACCGAGGGGAAAGG GGCCCCCCTGGATTTGCAGATGGGGCAGTACCTCGAGGGGACCCTGGACCCCCA GGCCTCCCTGGGGACCCTGGGCCTCGGGGACCTGCTGGGCCCCCTGGGCTGAAGGGAGAGAAG GGTGATGGCACAGAAGGTTTCCCAGGGCCACCTGGCCGTCCCGGGGACCCAGGAGACAGG ggtcCTCGGGGACCaccaggggagcagggcaggaag GGAGACCGTGGTGCACCGGGCGAGCTGGGAGAGACAGGCGAGAAG ggagacCGTGGTGTGCCAGGCCCAGAGGGTGAGAAG ggtGAGATGGGAGCCCCAGGGCACCCGGGGCCATCAGGCAGAGAG GGAGCTCCAGGACCTACAGGCCCCCGGGGAGAGAAG ggcgATCCAGGACCACCTGGCAGGCCA GCTCCCAGTGTGGAGGGTGTTGGAGAGAAG GGTGACAGAGGTTTCCCAGGACCAGAAGGACCTCCTGGCCCCAAGGGTAACACAGGAGATAAAGGTGCCCGT GGTCCCCCTGgcctgagcatccctgggccAGCTGGCCCCAAAGGCGAGCAGGGCGATCGG GGCATCGTTGGCCTCACAGGCAGGAGCGGCCCAAAG GGTGACCCAGGAGAGCCAGGGGAGAAGGGGGAGCCGGGCCGAGCGGGCGCCCCTGGGCAGATGGGGCCGCGAGGCAAGGAG GGAGAGCGAGGAGAGAAAGGTGACGAAGGCACCCCG GGAGAAGCAGGCCTGCCTGGCAAACCTGGAGACAGGGGTCCCCGG GGCCTTCCTGGCTACCGTGGCCCCCCCGGGGAGAAGGGTGACTTGGGGGACCCAGGACCTGAAGGCAGGAAT ggcagccctggagcaccaggGAGCAAGGGTGACCGTGGGGACCCA GGGCTTCCTGGACCCCCAGGACGAACT GTCGATGTTGGGCTCGGAGGAGTGGGGGGAAAGGGTGAGAAG GGGGACCCTGGGGACCCGGGTGAGGATGGCGCCAAGGGTGCCCGGGGTGATGCTGGCTCCCCTGGAGTGCCTGGAGAGAGG GGTGTGGAGGGCCCCCGTGGCCCCCCTGGCACACGG GGTGACCCTGGGGACCGAGGCCTGCCGGGAGAGAAG GGGGACCGTGGCCCGCCAGGGCTGGATGGCCGCAATGGGCTGGAAGGCAAACCCGGGCCCCCAGGGCCTGCTGGGCTGAGG GGGGacccagggaagcagggagatCCTGGCCGGGAT gggctgcctgggctgcgGGGGGAGCAGGGACCACCTGGCCCCGTGGGTCCCCTGGGACCGCCTGGTGTGCCT gGCAAACCCGGTGAGGATGGCAAACCCGGCCTGAATGGCAAGAAT GGAGAAGATGGGACACCAGGAGAGGATGGGAGAAAG GGAGACAAAGGTGATACAGGACTACCTGGGAGAGAG GGCCGCAGCGGTGCCAAGGGCGAGCAGGGGGACAGAGGTGTGCCAGGCCCCCTCGGCCCCCCTGGCCTCCCCGGCGTCCCAGGGCAGGTTGGCCCCCCTGGCCAG GGCTCCCCAGGCCTCCGTGGGGTGGCTGGGCCCAAG gGGGACCCAGGGGAGCCTGGACTGCGAGGGGAGCCG GGGCGacctggcagccctggagcacgTGGAGACCCTGGGACTACAGTG AACATTGAACGTAGCCTGGAAGCACTTGGCATCAAG GTTTCATCCCTGAAGGAGCTCACGGGTGCCTATGATGGGAGCTCAGACTCGTTTCCGCCGGCGGTCGAGCGGCTGCGGGGCCAGAAGGGCAGTCGGGGGGATCCAGGAGAAAGGGGGCCCCCGGGCCGAGAG gGCTCCTTAGGCTTCCCTGGCGAGCGAGGACCCAAAGGTGACAAGGGAGACCCAGGTACCCCCGGCCCCCAGGGCCCCATGGGCCGGGCCGTGGGTGAGCGGGGTCCCGAGGGCCCgcctgggcagccaggggagCCTGGCAAGCCAGGCATTCCTGGGgtgccgggccgggctggggagctgggggaatCCGGGAGGTCCGGCGAGAAG GGCGACCGAGGCGAGAAGGGTGACCGAGGTGAGCAG GGAAGGGATGGCTTGCCTGGACCCCCAGGGCCCCCAGGGCCCAAG GTGGACGTGGTGGAGGGCAGCCTGATGGGCCTCCCAGGAGAGCGTGGCCCCATCGGACCCAAAGGAGCCAAG GGTGAGCCTGGAGCTGAGGGCGAGCGAGGACCCAAAGGAGACAAG GGTGAAGGTGGCTTGAGGGGTGACCGAGGGGAGCCTGGCGAGAAGGGCAGGGACGGCAGCCCG GGCCTCCCGGGTGAGAGAGGGCTGGCAGGCCCTGAGGGGAAGCCG GGCTTGCCAGGCTTTCCTGGCGTGCTGGGACGCCCG GGCAATCAGGGAGAcccaggacccccaggaccTCCG ggcagtgctggccccCCAGGGACCCAGGGCCCAGCTGGTGCCAAG GGTGATCCAGGGGAACCTGGCTCCAGCATCCGT GGCTTGCCTGGCCCCCAGGGCAACATGGGCCTGCCAGGACCCCTTGGGCCCCCTGGCCCAGGG GGCCCGCCGGGGGTCCCCGGGCTGCCAGGACAAGTG GGGGAGAGCGGGAAGCCAGGCGTGCCAGGCAGGGACGGTGTGCCAGGGAAGGACGGTGAGGCAGGAGTGCCTGGGAAGATG GGCTTACCGGGACCTTCGGGGCCTGCTGGTCCCAAGGGAGAGCCAGGGGATgctggagccccagggcag GCCATCATCGGCCCCCCTGGAGCCAAGGGAGAGAAG GGTGAGCCGGCGCTGCTGGAGggtgtgctgctgggagagccc GGCTCCAAGGGTGACCGAGGCTTGCCAGGCCCCAAGGGTGACAAG GGGGAGCCAGGAAAGTTTGGAGAGCCAGGAGATCCTGGGGAAGAT GGAGCCAAGGGGTCCTCTGGAGCCAAAGGGGAGAAG GGATCAGTGGGTGTCGGTGCACGGGGACCACCAGGACAGGATGGGCCTCCGGGTCTGAAG GGTGACACTGGCTTGCCAGGATTACCAGGACCCCCAGGCTTGGCAGGCCCTGCTGGGATGCCAGGACAGCCAGGCCTGAGAGGGGACAATGGACAGCCTGGCCCTCCAGGTCCCCCAGGAGAGAGG GGTTTGATTGGCtttccaggcagggatggcaccgCTGGACCACCAGGACCTGTGGGGCCCCCAGGGCCGGCC GGCATACAAGGGCCCCCTGGCCTGAAGGGTGACAAG GGTGCTCCGGGAGCCgggctgccaggagccaggggtGAACGTGGTGACCCAGGACCACGG GGTGAGGATGGGCGCCCAGGGCCAGAAGGGGATCGTGGGCCAGCA GGCTTGCCTGGGAACCGTGGGGAGCGTGGGGACAAG GGAGACATTGGGGCCCCAGGACCCAAAGGAGACAAG GGTGATACTGTGGTGGTGGAGGGGCCGCCAGGAGCACGGGGCAGCAAGGGGGAGCCG GGAGAGCGTGGCCTGAAGGGCACAGAAGGGGACAAGGGGGACAAGGGGGAGCAAGGCATGCTCGGAGAGAAG GGCACGAGGGGTGAACAAGGAGAGAAGGGCTCCATGGGCTTCCCTGGGGCACGTGGCCCTAGTGGGCAGAAG GGAGAGGTtggagcaccaggagagccTGGCGAGCCG GGCCAGCCTGGCCGTGATGGCATCCCCGGGGCCCGGGGGGACAAGGGGGACATGGGACCCCTGGGCATGCGTGGCCTCAAG GGTGACCGGGGCATGAAAGGTGCCTGTGGCCTCAATGGGGAAAAGGGTGACAAG GGAGAGCCAGGGATCCCAGGGCGCTCGGGACTgccagggaggaaaggagagcCG GGAGAACTGGGTCTGTCAGGACCACCAGGCATTCCTGGAAAGGAAGGGCTCATGGGACCCAAG GGTGACCGGGGATTtgatgggcagcagggagccaaAGGAGACCAGGGGGAGAAAGGAGACCGG ggTGCCCCGGGTGTTATGGGTGGCCCTGGTCCCCGGGGCAGTGACGGTGCTCCTGGCCCCCCTGGGCCCTCAGGGAGCGTTGGCCCACGAGGTCCTGAGGGCATGCAGGGCCAGAAG GGGGAGAGAGGCCCCCCTGGACAGTCAGTGCCCGGTGCACGTGGCATGCCTGGCATCCCTGGTGAGAGAGGAGAGCAG ggcagtcCTGGCACCCACGGGCTCCGTGGGGAGAAGGGGGAGCCAGGCATGACG gaggaggagatcCGTGCCTTCGTCAGGCAGGAGATGAGCCAGCACTGTG CCTGTGGTGGCCACTTCCCACGGCACCAGGACTCGCGTGAGCACTCAGGTTGCAGCTCTTCCTTCCTatccccctgccccacacatGTGGCACAAAaggagccctggcacccag GGTCCTTCTCCACTCAGCCGTTCCTTGCTGGCAGCGCTCACGTAGTCCCTGTGCTCAAGTTGTCACACACTGAGGAGGATGAGG ggcaggacaggcagaTCACGCTCGACGACGATGACCTCGCGTATGACATGGATGGAGAGGAGGATGACTACGAGGAGGTCCCAGAGATGGACAGTGTGGAGCAGCCCACAGTGGATG CCGAGCCCTGCAGGCTGCCGCTGGACGAGGGGAGCTGCCAGCGCTACACCCTGCGCTGGTACTACAACCAAAGAGCCCGCGAGTGCCGGCCCTTCGTCTACAGCGGCTGCCAGGGCAACCCCAACCGCTTCCACAGCAAGGAGGAGTGTGAGCTGCACTGCGGGCAGCACCCCGGGGCAG ATTCCCGcggcagtgctggcagcacgGAGGGAGGGCAGCCAAAGGTGTAG